AGGAATCGACCGGGAAAAACAGGTCCGGTTTCAGCTTCTCTGAGAGCGCTCTCGCTCCAATCAAACCTATCTCTTCCTGCACCGTCCAGGCAAGAACGACTCTCCTGTTTAGGTTGACCTTGATCAACATATCGAGAAGATCGAGCAGAGCGAGACAGCCCGATCTATCGTCAAGAGATCTTACGGCCACGAATTTGTCGTTCAGTATTGAAATCTGTTTTCTGAACACTGCGTAATCAAGTACGTCAATTCCAATTCCGGAGGTTTCATCTCTGGAAGACGTCCCAACGTCGATAACAAGGTTTTGCCACGAAAGATCTGGCTTTTCTCGAAGATGTGGAGGTGTCATCCCAATTACTCCGTCTATTGATTCTCCCGAAGAGGTAATGACGTCGAGATGTCTGCCAACGAGAAGCTCGTCGGCGATTCCCCCAACCTTTTTAAAGTTGAGAGATCCATCGGAATTAATCCCCGAAACAAGCAGGCCAATCTCATCCATGTGAGCAGCAAAGGCGATTGTCGATTCTCCGCTTCCGGCCTCAACCATAACATTTCCAAGATCATCTACAAAGGCCTCAACACCTTCGGGAAGCATCTCGATTATCTTGGCCCTTATCATCTCTTCTCTTCCGGTCATGCCCGGAACAAAAACCACGTCTGTCAGTCTGTCTAGATTCATGAAAACACCTCCCCACCAATTATAGCCTAAGGCCAAGAAGTTAGGAAGTTGGACTCACAAAGAGGTTCAGGACGGTTATAATCGTAATAGCAAAGTCTGACTGCAGACGATAATTGGTCAATCTTCAAATCATCATACAGAACTCATGAATGGAGGAGATTTTGTGAGCAATCTCGAGAGACTGGAGAAACTGAAAGAGGAATGGAAGAATAAGAAAGTGGTGCCTCTTCTGAAAAGGTTCCCCGAAAGGAAGAAGGAGTTCAAGACATCATTCGATGAGCCGGTAGAAATTCTGTACACGCCGACTGAAAAGGACGAATATGAGGAGAGAATCGGTTTTCCAGGCGAGTACCCTTTCACAAGAGGTGTTCAGCCGACGATGTACCGGGGCCGTCTATGGACCATGAGACAGTATGCGGGCTTCGGAACTGCCGAAGAGTCTAACCGCAGATACATGTACCTCCTCTCTCAGGGCCAGACAGGACTTTCCGTTGCCTTTGATCTCCCGACACAGATCGGTTACGACTCAGACGACCCGATGTCGGAAGGCGAAGTCGGAAGGGTGGGAGTAGCGATCGATTCTCTGGAGGACATGGAGACTCTCTTCGAAGGAATTCCTCTGGAAAGAGTGAGCACATCCATGACTATTAACTCCACAGCCGCTATTCTCCTTGCGATGTACATAGCCGTAGGTGAAAAACAGGGAGTAGATGCCTCGAAGCTGACCGGGACTATTCAGAACGACATACTGAAGGAATACATAGCAAGAGGAACTTACATCTTCCCCCCCGATTCATCCATGAGGCTAATTACGGATATCTTCGAATACTGCTCCAAGAACCTTCCCGATTTCAACACTATAAGTATTAGCGGATATCACATAAGAGAGGCCGGAGCGAATTCAGTTCAGGAGATCGCCTTCACTCTCGCCGACGGGATAGCATATGTACAGGCGGCAATTGATGCAGGCCTCGATCCAAACGTATTCGGCAAGAGACTATCTTTCTTCTTCAATTCGCATAATGGCTTCCTGGAAGAAATCGCGAAGTTCAGGGCTGCGAGAAGACTGTGGGCAAAGATAATGAAAGAGAGGTTCGGTGTAACAGACGAAAAGGCAATGATGCTGAGATTCCACACTCAGACTGGAGGATCGACCCTCACCGCACAACAGCCAATGAACAACATTGTCAGGGTTGCTTTCCAGGCTCTAGCTGCCGTTCTCGGAGGCACACAGTCTCTTCATACGAATTCCTTCGACGAGGCGCTCGGTCTGCCAACAGAAGATTCCGTCACCATCGCGTTGAGAACACAGCAGATAATCGCCTCTGAAACGGGTGTAGCGGACACAGTCGATCCGTTGGGCGGCGCTTACTTCATTGAAGAGCTTACAAACACAATGGAAGAAAAGGCTCTCGATTATATTAAGAAGATAGACGACCTGGGAGGAATGGTCGAGGCCGTGAGAGCAGGCTTTGTACAGAAGGAAATCCTCGACAGCGCCTACAAGTATCAGGTTGCGATTGAAAACAAGGACCAGATAATTGTCGGTCTTAATGAATTTGCCGCCGATCAGGAACAAGACAGAGACCTCCTGAGACTCGACCCTGCCATTGAGGATAGACAGAAGAAGAAGATCGAAACACTCAGAAAGAAGAGAGACAATGAGAAAGTCC
This genomic stretch from Mesotoga sp. UBA6090 harbors:
- a CDS encoding M42 family metallopeptidase, with the translated sequence MNLDRLTDVVFVPGMTGREEMIRAKIIEMLPEGVEAFVDDLGNVMVEAGSGESTIAFAAHMDEIGLLVSGINSDGSLNFKKVGGIADELLVGRHLDVITSSGESIDGVIGMTPPHLREKPDLSWQNLVIDVGTSSRDETSGIGIDVLDYAVFRKQISILNDKFVAVRSLDDRSGCLALLDLLDMLIKVNLNRRVVLAWTVQEEIGLIGARALSEKLKPDLFFPVDSFACCSRLTGDVKPGNGAVLRMSDTSSLGDYGLGKRLMEFAKEKEIPLQVGVTGGGTDGIPFQQKGTKMVPLALAVKYLHSETEYISMEDYDNLLRLMFLLSTEFTL
- a CDS encoding acyl-CoA mutase large subunit family protein → MNGGDFVSNLERLEKLKEEWKNKKVVPLLKRFPERKKEFKTSFDEPVEILYTPTEKDEYEERIGFPGEYPFTRGVQPTMYRGRLWTMRQYAGFGTAEESNRRYMYLLSQGQTGLSVAFDLPTQIGYDSDDPMSEGEVGRVGVAIDSLEDMETLFEGIPLERVSTSMTINSTAAILLAMYIAVGEKQGVDASKLTGTIQNDILKEYIARGTYIFPPDSSMRLITDIFEYCSKNLPDFNTISISGYHIREAGANSVQEIAFTLADGIAYVQAAIDAGLDPNVFGKRLSFFFNSHNGFLEEIAKFRAARRLWAKIMKERFGVTDEKAMMLRFHTQTGGSTLTAQQPMNNIVRVAFQALAAVLGGTQSLHTNSFDEALGLPTEDSVTIALRTQQIIASETGVADTVDPLGGAYFIEELTNTMEEKALDYIKKIDDLGGMVEAVRAGFVQKEILDSAYKYQVAIENKDQIIVGLNEFAADQEQDRDLLRLDPAIEDRQKKKIETLRKKRDNEKVRRLLEDLKKAAQGSENLMPFILKAVKAYATLGEIANALRDVFGEYTEAVIL